A single genomic interval of Apis cerana isolate GH-2021 linkage group LG14, AcerK_1.0, whole genome shotgun sequence harbors:
- the LOC107995472 gene encoding pentatricopeptide repeat-containing protein 2, mitochondrial, giving the protein MAINIRGLFNLNISQTKNLFFKSNFLKVGIRCLYTEQDLGITMYENSRFIFRNQFMTIENTFRERMKEICEKDDGIIFTEDLKAMIHLVQPNEQDMTLLTNMLKKYIQKHEENKIGSFVFGPVVMRMFYHLNQPEYALQAFENEYLRNSFNYRSSFRTLMCLLYKNNMFKEMKNVYDKVLNSNGINFIGNNNVLMYAACLKENTPEALKYALAHWKKQFEIMRPSGRSYALISYLAIKNNAPELALDILSTIQRDRIMSIRSLKILAYMNLERYLQIIPILKQIMENNTNHNHKYSIFADVIYELEEKLKAIDIEESVQLLDLIKQAKQLEFIQTTITLEEFLLQPIMNRRKFKFQNSERKFKNQEPFNQERMYGTRNELQNYL; this is encoded by the exons ATGGCAATCAATATAAGAGGACTTTTTAATCTGAATATTTCgcaaacaaaaaatttgtttttcaaatctaattttttaaaag ttggTATTCGATGCTTATACACGGAACAAGATTTGGGTATAACAATGTATGAAAATTCGAGATTCAtatttcgaaatcaatttatgacaatagaaaatacttttcgtgagagaatgaaagaaatttgtgaaaaagatgatggaataatatttacagaaGATTTAAAAGCAATGATTCATTTAGTACAACCTAATGAACAAGATATGACTTTATTAactaatatgttaaaaaaatatattcagaaacacgaagaaaataaaattggatcaTTTGTGTTTGGACCAGTAGTAATGAGGatgttttatcatttgaatCAACCAGAATATGCTTTACAAGCATTtgagaatgaatatttaaggaatagttttaattatcgtTCATCATTTCGTACCTTAatgtgtttattatataaaaataatatgttcaaagaaatgaaaaatgtatatgataaagtattaaatagtaatggtataaatttcattggcaataataatgttttaatgtaTGCTGCATGTCTAAAGGag aatactCCAGAAGCATTGAAATATGCTTTAGCTCATTGGAagaaacaatttgaaataatgagACCTTCAGGAAGAAGTTAtgcattaatatcatatttagcaataaaaaataatgcaccTGAATTAGCATTAGATATATTGAGTACAATTCAAAGAGACAGAATTATGAGTATAAGAAGTCTCAAAATATTGGCATATATGAATCTGGaaagatatttacaaataattcctattttaaaacaaataatggaaaataatacgaatcacaatcataaatattcaatttttgcaGATGtg atatatgaattggaagaaaaattgaaagcaaTTGATATAGAAGAATCCGTTCAATTActcgatttaataaaacaagccAAACAACTTGAATTTATTCAAACAaca ataacttTGGAAGAATTTCTACTACAACCTATAATGAATAGaaggaaattcaaatttcagaattctgaaagaaaatttaaaaatcaagaacCCTTTAATCAAGAACGAATGTACGGGACAAGaaatgaattacaaaattatttatga
- the LOC107995474 gene encoding protein POLR1D-like, whose amino-acid sequence MDDETLNRLAVEALLEEAKLGAKRAEIMGPSGWIKPKECINKRFLHSTLRNVVLSNKYQLKRKSEKQLRIPESKLK is encoded by the exons atggaTGACGAAACCTTAAATAG acttGCAGTTGAAGCATTATTGGAAGAAGCAAAACTTGGAGCAAAAAGAGCAGAAATAATGGGTCCTAGTGGATGGATAAAACCAAaagaatgtattaataaaagatttcttcATTCAACATTACGGAATGTTgttctttcaaataaatatcaattgaaaagaaaaagtgaaaagcAGTTGCGTATACCTGagagtaaattaaaataa